A single Defluviitalea saccharophila DNA region contains:
- the feoB gene encoding ferrous iron transport protein B, with amino-acid sequence MGIKIALAGNPNSGKTTMFNSLTGSSQYVGNWPGVTVEKKEGKLKGQKDVGIIDLPGIYSLSPYTLEEVVTRNYLITEKPDAIINIVDSTNIERNLYLTTQLLEIGIPMVIALNMTDVLKKNGDTIDIHKLSKYIGCDIIETSALKGEGCKEAAEKAVELAKKNKKMIPPQMFSQGVEKVLSSIAELIKNVVEQNTLRWFAIKLFERDQKVMEQVNLSQDQKDQIEALIVQLEEELDDDSESIITNERYNYISGIVNKCVHKKNTSKMSTSDKIDTIVTNRFLALPIFAAVMFLVYYVSVTTVGTWATDWVNDVLFGEIIPPAVEGFLTSVGTADWLTSLILDGIVGGVGAVLGFLPQMLVLFFFLAILEDCGYMARIAFIMDRIFRKFGLSGKSFIPILIGTGCGVPGIMASRTIENERDRKMTIITTTFIPCSAKLPIIALIAGALFPGSAWVAPSAYFVGMAAIITSGILLKKMRSFSGDPAPFVMELPPYHVPGLKGVLIHMWDRGKSFVRKAGTIIFLASGLVWFLSTFNWTMEMVDTSESMLASIGSVIAPLFTPLGWGDWQAAVATITGLIAKENVVGTFGVLYGFAEVAEDGTEIWGNLQASFTALSAYSFLIFNLLCAPCFAAIGAIRREMGNAKWTLIAVGYQTGFAYIISLILYQLGMTLTGHGFGIGTIIALILTAAFIYLLVRPYKETDKLYRTKEVGV; translated from the coding sequence AAATTGCGCTTGCCGGAAATCCCAATAGCGGTAAAACAACCATGTTTAACAGTTTAACGGGAAGTTCACAATATGTAGGGAACTGGCCCGGTGTAACAGTGGAGAAGAAAGAAGGCAAATTAAAAGGTCAAAAGGATGTAGGGATTATAGACTTGCCCGGCATTTATTCTCTTTCACCCTATACCTTAGAAGAGGTGGTTACAAGAAATTATCTCATTACAGAAAAGCCAGATGCGATCATTAATATTGTAGACAGTACGAATATAGAAAGAAATCTTTATCTTACAACACAACTTTTAGAAATAGGCATACCCATGGTGATAGCCCTTAATATGACCGATGTGCTGAAAAAGAACGGCGATACCATCGATATACATAAGCTTAGTAAATACATAGGATGTGACATCATAGAAACCTCTGCCCTTAAGGGAGAAGGCTGTAAAGAAGCAGCCGAGAAGGCAGTGGAATTGGCTAAAAAGAATAAGAAAATGATACCTCCTCAAATGTTTTCACAAGGAGTCGAAAAGGTCCTTTCTTCTATTGCAGAACTTATAAAAAATGTTGTAGAACAGAATACTTTACGTTGGTTTGCCATCAAGCTTTTTGAGCGGGATCAAAAGGTTATGGAGCAAGTGAATTTGTCCCAGGATCAAAAGGATCAGATTGAAGCGTTGATTGTACAATTAGAAGAGGAATTAGATGACGACAGTGAAAGTATTATCACCAATGAACGCTATAATTATATCAGTGGCATTGTCAATAAATGTGTACATAAGAAAAATACTTCAAAGATGAGTACCTCTGATAAAATAGATACCATTGTTACAAACAGATTTTTAGCGTTGCCTATTTTTGCTGCAGTGATGTTTCTTGTGTACTATGTGTCCGTAACAACTGTGGGAACTTGGGCTACGGATTGGGTAAATGACGTATTGTTTGGAGAAATCATTCCACCTGCTGTGGAAGGCTTTTTAACCTCTGTCGGTACTGCTGATTGGCTTACATCTTTGATCCTTGACGGTATTGTAGGGGGTGTAGGAGCGGTACTTGGATTCTTGCCTCAGATGCTTGTACTTTTCTTTTTCCTGGCGATTTTAGAAGACTGTGGATATATGGCTCGTATAGCTTTTATTATGGATAGGATTTTTCGCAAATTTGGTCTTTCCGGTAAATCCTTTATTCCGATTCTTATTGGAACAGGCTGTGGGGTTCCCGGAATTATGGCGTCCCGAACGATCGAAAATGAAAGAGACCGTAAGATGACCATTATAACAACAACTTTTATTCCTTGTTCGGCTAAACTGCCTATTATTGCATTAATTGCAGGGGCTTTATTTCCTGGCTCTGCCTGGGTTGCTCCATCCGCATATTTTGTAGGTATGGCTGCAATTATTACCTCAGGAATCCTATTAAAGAAAATGAGGAGCTTTTCCGGAGATCCTGCACCCTTTGTTATGGAATTGCCCCCATATCATGTTCCGGGGCTTAAGGGCGTATTGATTCATATGTGGGACAGAGGAAAGTCTTTTGTTAGAAAAGCCGGTACAATTATTTTCCTTGCCTCCGGTCTCGTATGGTTTTTAAGTACATTTAACTGGACAATGGAAATGGTAGATACTTCAGAATCCATGTTGGCTTCCATCGGCAGTGTGATTGCACCTTTGTTTACGCCTCTTGGTTGGGGAGATTGGCAGGCAGCGGTTGCAACGATTACAGGACTTATTGCAAAGGAAAATGTCGTTGGTACCTTTGGAGTTTTATACGGATTTGCTGAAGTAGCAGAGGATGGTACAGAAATTTGGGGCAATCTCCAAGCTTCTTTCACAGCTCTTTCAGCATACTCTTTCTTAATTTTTAACCTGTTGTGTGCGCCATGTTTTGCCGCCATTGGTGCTATAAGAAGAGAAATGGGCAATGCAAAATGGACATTGATTGCCGTAGGCTATCAAACAGGCTTTGCTTACATTATTTCTTTAATCCTCTATCAATTAGGAATGACATTAACAGGCCATGGATTTGGCATTGGAACTATAATAGCTCTTATTCTTACCGCAGCGTTTATTTATTTATTAGTTAGGCCATATAAAGAAACAGATAAATTATATCGCACCAAAGAAGTCGGTGTATAG
- a CDS encoding FeoB-associated Cys-rich membrane protein, which yields MATWIIGSIVLAGFAWVGYRTFKQLTSDEGCSGGCSGCSHSHGCGKE from the coding sequence TTGGCAACATGGATTATTGGTTCTATTGTATTAGCTGGTTTTGCTTGGGTTGGATACAGGACATTTAAGCAATTAACAAGTGACGAGGGCTGCTCAGGCGGCTGCTCAGGCTGCTCTCATTCCCATGGGTGTGGAAAAGAATAG
- a CDS encoding iron-containing alcohol dehydrogenase family protein, with the protein MESFEYLMPTKVLFGKEVIRNHSTLFENYGKKALIVTGRSSARKNGSLQDIVDVLEQNEIAYCIFDEVEENPSMETVQKGGDFGRKEKVDFIIAIGGGSPLDAAKGIDILVANKDSTKEDLFITKPMNTIPLIAVPTTAGTGSETTPYAILTDHQAKTKRNFAHTVFFDIAFLDAKYMMDMPDAITINTAVDALSHLVEGYLTVKANLFSDIWAEKGLSFFSECMEALKNKNFTYEIREKLLLTSTIAGMVIAHSGTSLPHGMGYALTYFHNVAHGRANGLLMKAYLEMHPDKQKVQKILRCLGLDSLEDLGAFLELLLGEKEKITAKEVSEYVEGMISNEAKLKNHPGKVSQEDLYAIYKKSFNIV; encoded by the coding sequence ATGGAATCTTTTGAATATTTGATGCCTACAAAAGTTTTATTTGGGAAAGAAGTTATACGCAATCATTCTACTTTATTTGAAAATTATGGTAAAAAAGCGTTAATTGTAACAGGCAGAAGTTCTGCCAGGAAAAATGGCTCTCTACAAGACATCGTTGATGTGCTTGAACAAAATGAAATAGCATACTGTATTTTTGACGAAGTAGAAGAAAATCCTTCTATGGAAACGGTTCAAAAGGGCGGAGACTTTGGAAGAAAAGAAAAAGTAGATTTTATTATTGCCATAGGGGGAGGTTCTCCTCTGGACGCGGCAAAAGGTATTGATATTCTTGTTGCCAATAAAGATAGCACCAAAGAAGATCTTTTTATTACAAAGCCTATGAATACGATTCCTCTTATTGCAGTACCTACCACGGCAGGCACTGGTTCCGAAACAACACCTTATGCCATATTAACCGACCATCAGGCTAAAACCAAACGAAATTTCGCCCATACGGTATTTTTTGATATCGCATTTTTAGATGCAAAGTATATGATGGATATGCCGGATGCTATTACCATCAATACGGCAGTGGACGCCCTTTCTCATCTTGTTGAAGGCTATCTGACCGTTAAAGCAAATCTCTTTAGCGATATTTGGGCAGAGAAGGGACTAAGTTTTTTCTCAGAATGTATGGAAGCCTTAAAAAATAAGAATTTTACCTATGAAATAAGAGAAAAATTATTGCTCACTTCAACCATTGCCGGAATGGTAATTGCCCATAGCGGAACATCTCTTCCCCACGGTATGGGTTATGCACTTACATATTTTCATAATGTAGCCCACGGCAGGGCGAACGGTCTTCTAATGAAAGCCTATTTAGAAATGCATCCGGACAAACAAAAGGTACAAAAAATCCTAAGATGCTTAGGACTTGACAGTTTAGAAGACTTAGGAGCATTTCTGGAACTATTGTTAGGAGAAAAAGAAAAGATTACTGCAAAAGAAGTCTCTGAATATGTTGAAGGCATGATCAGCAATGAAGCGAAATTAAAAAATCATCCGGGAAAGGTATCACAAGAAGATCTTTACGCAATATATAAAAAGAGCTTTAATATCGTTTAA
- a CDS encoding TetR/AcrR family transcriptional regulator, whose amino-acid sequence MIKGFPTRRDSIILAAIDIISESGVQGLSTKKIAEKQGISESLLYKHFKKLDDVLVEVIRYFSQFDAMIANTIIKKDISCKDKILEYTKSFVELYETYPALAAILLNYEVLMHYDHTRQLITDVITNRIEFITQAIVTGQERGEISTYYTPEELADIIKGIVLTSTFRWKMTDYTYPLKDGILLTIRKVLETSPLSRNE is encoded by the coding sequence ATGATAAAGGGATTTCCAACAAGAAGAGACAGCATCATTTTAGCTGCAATAGATATTATCAGCGAAAGTGGCGTCCAAGGCTTATCTACTAAAAAGATAGCTGAGAAACAAGGAATATCCGAATCACTTTTATACAAGCATTTTAAAAAGCTTGATGATGTTTTGGTTGAAGTAATCCGGTATTTTTCACAATTTGATGCTATGATTGCTAATACGATTATAAAAAAGGATATCTCTTGTAAGGACAAAATTCTGGAATATACTAAGTCATTTGTAGAATTATATGAAACCTATCCTGCTCTTGCGGCGATTCTTTTAAATTATGAAGTATTAATGCATTATGATCACACCCGCCAATTGATCACAGACGTCATAACGAACCGTATAGAGTTTATTACTCAAGCAATAGTGACAGGGCAGGAAAGAGGGGAAATCAGTACTTATTATACCCCCGAGGAATTGGCTGACATTATCAAAGGGATTGTTTTAACAAGTACGTTTCGATGGAAAATGACGGACTATACATATCCACTGAAAGACGGCATTCTGTTAACTATAAGAAAAGTGCTGGAAACCAGTCCATTGAGCAGAAATGAGTAA
- a CDS encoding response regulator, with protein MRILIAEDDYVSRKLLFKLLSQYGECDMTVDGIETFEAFAIAHESGTPYDLLCLDIMMPKIDGLKALRAIRELENRKKVKDSKRCKVIMISALNETEIMFDSYKTEYEVYKTKPIDIDSIINAMKELKLLN; from the coding sequence ATGAGGATACTAATTGCTGAGGATGATTATGTCAGCAGGAAATTATTATTTAAGCTTCTTTCTCAGTATGGGGAGTGCGATATGACAGTGGACGGCATAGAAACCTTTGAGGCCTTTGCAATTGCCCATGAGTCAGGAACTCCCTATGATTTATTATGTCTTGATATTATGATGCCAAAGATTGATGGACTCAAGGCATTAAGGGCTATTAGAGAGCTTGAGAACAGAAAGAAAGTTAAAGATTCAAAGAGATGCAAGGTTATTATGATTAGTGCCCTCAACGAAACAGAGATCATGTTTGATTCTTATAAGACAGAATATGAAGTCTATAAAACAAAGCCCATTGATATAGACAGCATTATAAATGCCATGAAAGAATTAAAGCTGCTGAATTGA
- a CDS encoding response regulator, translated as MKKVLIVDDTLFIRGSLKLILERNGFEVVGEAEDGYDAVKMYKTLKPDIVTMDITMPGMDGIESLRRIKEFDKSANVVMITALGQESLVKESVLLGAKGFIIKPFDEEMIVKALSKL; from the coding sequence ATGAAAAAAGTATTAATAGTTGATGATACATTATTTATAAGAGGGAGTCTTAAGCTTATTCTTGAAAGAAACGGATTCGAAGTAGTCGGAGAAGCGGAAGACGGATATGATGCAGTAAAAATGTACAAAACTCTTAAACCGGATATTGTCACTATGGATATCACAATGCCTGGAATGGATGGAATAGAGTCCCTTAGAAGAATAAAAGAGTTTGATAAATCTGCAAACGTGGTTATGATTACTGCTTTGGGGCAGGAATCTCTTGTAAAAGAATCGGTTCTTTTGGGCGCAAAAGGATTTATCATAAAACCTTTTGATGAGGAAATGATTGTAAAAGCATTAAGTAAGCTTTAA
- a CDS encoding protein-glutamate O-methyltransferase CheR: MFNITEKEFKRLAEYMKSYYGINLKSEKKSLVIGRLQNVLSQGQFDSFSSYFDYIHSDQSGEAVATLINKLTTNHTFFMRESEHFMYFKEEILPYLASSEALKRDLRIWSAGCSSGEEPYTLAMIMADYFGPSKGLWDTKILATDISTNVLEKAKQGVYSRESLSALPKHWLMNYFNRLNDREYIISDIIKKEVIFRKFNLNTMDFPFKKKFHVIFCRNVMIYFDSETKRQLVNKFYEITEPGGYLFIGHSESINRGETGYKYIMPALYRKE; encoded by the coding sequence ATGTTCAATATTACAGAAAAAGAGTTTAAAAGGCTTGCCGAATATATGAAAAGCTATTATGGCATCAACTTAAAGTCAGAAAAAAAGAGCCTTGTTATTGGAAGACTGCAGAATGTTTTGTCTCAAGGACAGTTTGATAGCTTTTCCAGCTACTTTGATTATATTCACTCAGATCAATCAGGAGAAGCAGTAGCGACTTTAATTAATAAACTCACTACCAATCATACTTTTTTTATGAGGGAATCTGAGCATTTTATGTATTTTAAAGAAGAGATTCTTCCTTATCTCGCTTCCTCAGAAGCATTGAAGAGAGACTTAAGGATATGGAGTGCAGGCTGTTCCAGTGGAGAAGAACCCTATACATTGGCAATGATCATGGCAGATTATTTTGGACCCAGCAAGGGTCTTTGGGACACTAAAATTTTGGCAACGGATATATCCACGAATGTTTTAGAAAAAGCCAAACAAGGGGTATATTCCAGGGAGAGTCTTTCTGCACTCCCTAAACATTGGCTGATGAATTATTTTAATCGTCTTAATGATCGAGAATACATTATTTCGGACATAATAAAAAAAGAAGTGATTTTTAGAAAATTTAATTTAAATACTATGGACTTTCCATTTAAAAAGAAATTTCACGTGATTTTTTGCAGAAATGTTATGATCTACTTTGATTCTGAAACAAAGAGGCAATTAGTCAATAAGTTTTATGAAATTACCGAGCCGGGAGGATACTTATTTATTGGTCATTCGGAATCCATTAATCGCGGTGAAACAGGCTATAAATATATTATGCCTGCTCTTTATAGAAAGGAATAG
- a CDS encoding chemotaxis response regulator protein-glutamate methylesterase: MTQKKLKVLIVDDSIVFRQMLARSLSEDKGIEVVATASDPYDARDKILQYQPHVMTLDVEMPKMNGIDFLKKLMPQYPLPTVVVSSLSENVFNALNAGAVDFVSKPQPGDLKAREQFIKELILKIKIASTAKIFNKKTGRENGIVMTPFSQQKRDIKMIAIGASTGGTEALYNILTKLPPTMPGIVIVQHMPPGFTKMYADRLNNSCLLDVKEAETGDVVLPGKVFIAPGAFHMKVKKLGTQFIIECFKGEKVNGHCPSVDVLFHSVADHLGDQAMGIILTGMGYDGAKGLLAMNKKGSITFGQDEKSCVVYGMPRVAFNIGAVQKQLPLNHMADAICKLAAQ; encoded by the coding sequence ATGACTCAAAAAAAACTAAAGGTACTCATTGTGGATGATTCTATCGTGTTTAGACAAATGCTTGCAAGAAGTCTTTCCGAGGATAAAGGGATAGAAGTCGTTGCTACAGCGTCTGATCCCTATGATGCAAGAGATAAAATTTTGCAGTACCAACCTCATGTAATGACATTGGATGTGGAAATGCCAAAGATGAATGGCATAGATTTTTTAAAAAAGCTTATGCCGCAGTATCCCCTTCCCACAGTAGTTGTAAGTTCTTTAAGTGAAAATGTGTTTAATGCTCTAAATGCCGGAGCAGTAGATTTTGTGTCAAAACCGCAGCCGGGAGATCTAAAGGCAAGAGAACAGTTTATTAAGGAATTGATTTTAAAAATAAAAATTGCATCCACTGCCAAGATATTCAATAAAAAGACTGGCCGGGAAAACGGCATTGTGATGACACCTTTCTCGCAACAAAAGCGAGATATCAAGATGATTGCGATCGGTGCTTCTACGGGAGGAACCGAAGCTTTATACAATATTTTAACTAAGCTTCCTCCAACAATGCCTGGAATAGTCATCGTACAGCATATGCCTCCGGGCTTTACTAAAATGTACGCAGATAGATTAAATAATTCCTGTCTGTTAGACGTTAAAGAGGCTGAAACTGGGGATGTTGTGCTGCCGGGGAAAGTATTCATTGCTCCGGGAGCTTTTCATATGAAGGTAAAGAAATTAGGAACTCAATTCATTATTGAGTGTTTCAAAGGTGAGAAGGTCAATGGTCATTGTCCCTCTGTAGATGTACTGTTTCATTCTGTTGCCGACCATTTAGGGGATCAGGCAATGGGAATTATTCTGACAGGCATGGGATACGACGGGGCAAAGGGGCTTCTTGCTATGAACAAAAAAGGCAGCATCACTTTCGGACAGGATGAAAAATCCTGTGTGGTTTATGGTATGCCTAGAGTGGCATTTAATATAGGAGCAGTTCAAAAACAACTTCCATTAAATCATATGGCAGATGCTATTTGCAAATTAGCTGCCCAATAA
- a CDS encoding glycoside hydrolase family 10 protein — protein sequence MYNIYRYLKNVLMLILILSIICSSIPLTYGAESGNYINHAQTLKELGLFQGTEKGFELNRKSNRVEAGVMLVRLLGAEGIALEEADRNFHPFADVPQWASPHIAYLYQKGLTKGMSSTLYGSKNEITPTQYTTMLLRALGYRDDEGDFDYNTALEFAFEIGMLDYMELYTLKSMGNGGIIRDYMALLSYNCLFEEVKNQGKSLVVSLIEDNVISSSDVEKACRRDDSLGAFLVSEGYFKDYDIEKPISKDDETRAVWISYLDLQRVLPNKSKEEFRASIQSIFKNIADARLNTVIVQVRPFGDAFYPSNYFPWSYIITGTEGTSPGFDPLEIMLEEAHNKGLKFEAWINPYRIRAGSKKPLSEQNQALTWLMDGSNRVIELNSGIYYNPASKDVRELITKGVMEIVKNYDVDGIHFDDYFYPTTSLEFDKIDYQKYIEEGGVLSQGDWRRENVNQLIKNVYSSIKSYDSSIRFGISPQGIIDKNYNEQYIDVEKWLSSSGYIDYICPQIYFGYNHSTQPYAKLLEQWNSLIKNEAIDLYIGLAAYKLGNEDTWAGNGKTEWIGTTNMLQRMIADGRKHSHYGGFVLFRYDSLWNPPAYLKSQIDSEIHSIRY from the coding sequence ATGTATAATATCTATCGATATTTAAAGAATGTCTTAATGTTAATTTTAATTTTATCTATAATCTGCTCAAGCATTCCTTTAACCTATGGGGCTGAAAGCGGAAATTATATCAATCATGCCCAAACTTTAAAGGAGTTGGGGCTTTTTCAGGGAACGGAGAAGGGCTTCGAATTAAATAGAAAATCCAATCGTGTTGAAGCAGGGGTAATGCTGGTAAGGCTATTAGGAGCAGAAGGTATTGCCCTTGAGGAAGCGGACAGGAATTTCCATCCCTTTGCAGATGTACCCCAGTGGGCAAGTCCTCATATAGCTTATTTGTACCAAAAAGGCTTAACTAAAGGGATGAGCAGTACCTTATACGGCTCGAAAAATGAAATAACGCCCACCCAGTATACTACAATGCTCCTAAGAGCTTTAGGATATAGGGATGATGAAGGAGATTTTGATTACAATACAGCACTGGAGTTTGCTTTTGAGATCGGTATGCTGGATTATATGGAGCTATATACTTTAAAATCCATGGGCAATGGGGGCATTATTAGAGATTATATGGCCCTGTTATCTTATAATTGCCTTTTTGAAGAAGTAAAAAATCAAGGCAAAAGCTTAGTTGTTTCTTTGATAGAGGACAATGTCATTTCCAGCAGCGATGTTGAAAAAGCTTGCAGGAGAGATGATTCCCTGGGGGCCTTTTTAGTTTCTGAAGGTTATTTTAAAGATTATGACATAGAAAAGCCAATATCAAAGGATGATGAGACAAGAGCTGTTTGGATTTCTTATTTAGATTTACAGAGGGTTTTACCCAATAAAAGCAAAGAAGAATTTAGAGCTTCCATTCAAAGTATATTTAAAAATATAGCGGATGCGCGTTTAAATACAGTCATTGTACAAGTAAGACCTTTTGGGGATGCATTCTATCCTTCAAATTATTTTCCATGGTCCTATATTATAACGGGAACAGAAGGGACAAGCCCTGGCTTTGATCCTTTGGAAATTATGCTTGAGGAAGCCCATAATAAAGGTCTTAAATTTGAAGCGTGGATTAATCCTTATCGCATAAGAGCAGGTTCCAAAAAGCCTTTAAGTGAACAAAACCAGGCACTAACATGGCTCATGGATGGAAGCAATAGAGTCATTGAATTAAATAGTGGCATTTATTACAATCCAGCAAGCAAAGATGTCCGAGAACTCATTACAAAAGGCGTTATGGAGATCGTGAAAAACTACGATGTGGACGGTATTCACTTTGACGATTACTTTTATCCTACAACCAGTTTAGAATTTGATAAAATAGACTATCAAAAATATATTGAAGAAGGGGGAGTTTTAAGCCAGGGAGACTGGAGAAGAGAAAATGTGAACCAACTGATTAAAAATGTATACAGCTCGATTAAATCCTATGATTCTTCTATACGTTTTGGCATAAGTCCCCAAGGAATTATAGACAAAAACTATAACGAGCAGTATATAGACGTAGAAAAATGGCTCAGCAGTTCGGGATATATCGACTACATTTGTCCTCAAATTTACTTTGGATACAATCATTCTACACAACCCTATGCTAAGCTTCTTGAACAGTGGAATAGTTTAATTAAAAATGAAGCGATTGATTTATACATAGGGCTTGCAGCTTATAAGTTAGGCAATGAAGATACTTGGGCAGGAAACGGTAAAACAGAGTGGATTGGTACGACAAATATGCTTCAAAGGATGATTGCAGACGGCAGAAAACATAGCCATTATGGAGGCTTTGTACTGTTTAGATATGATTCATTGTGGAATCCTCCAGCGTACTTAAAATCTCAGATTGATAGTGAAATCCATTCTATTAGATATTAA
- a CDS encoding methyl-accepting chemotaxis protein translates to MKSTRGKLTIYFGSLFIVVSILISLFGYDQAAQAIKQVVLDAKLKSDLYAARLSLKNHFGELSLKDGKLYDASGKEIDGNFQMVDSILEDLGDVATIFAKNGEDYYRVVTNVLDENGQRAVGTLLDKNGQAYAAVKDGKTYTGEADILGRPYLTIYEPILDQQGADIGILFVGISMDHVAEIIRTDLASLGYVFFIMTIIGIAAVILVTIVIANKITNPIASIAKYAQKVSDLNVQDDIPQDLLARKDEIGTLSKAFQMVIESLRNFITNVDNISQQLAGSSEELSAISAQASTSAEEISKSIEEIASEVSEQAKEVEQGEIQVEKIGRIIAKEWEEMKKLNATAEEVNALKNEGVKIVKELVEHNKETNEAVQDIYNLIINTNEDAEKIENASQMIKSIADQTNLLALNAAIEAARAGEMGKGFAVVAEEIRKLAEQSDQFAEEIAKIIKGLIDRTEQAVSRMETTSRIVSNQSHSVEMTQNKFEGIAEAIGNMKSITEALHRLSNKMAQRKDSMIEVIEKLNAVSQENAAAAEQITRPMEEQAASIEEVANASHALSKLAEEMSQSISCFKY, encoded by the coding sequence ATGAAGAGTACAAGAGGGAAGTTAACGATTTATTTTGGTTCCTTATTTATTGTTGTAAGTATTCTGATTAGCTTATTTGGATACGATCAGGCGGCACAAGCTATAAAACAGGTTGTATTAGATGCAAAACTTAAAAGTGATTTATATGCAGCAAGGCTGAGCCTAAAAAATCATTTTGGTGAATTATCCCTTAAAGATGGGAAACTATATGATGCATCAGGGAAGGAAATAGACGGGAATTTTCAAATGGTAGACAGTATTTTAGAGGACCTGGGAGATGTTGCTACGATTTTTGCTAAAAACGGAGAAGACTACTATAGGGTAGTAACCAATGTATTAGATGAGAACGGACAAAGAGCGGTAGGTACCTTACTGGACAAAAATGGACAGGCGTATGCTGCAGTAAAAGATGGTAAGACTTATACGGGAGAAGCAGATATATTAGGAAGACCGTATTTAACGATATACGAACCCATTTTAGATCAGCAGGGAGCAGACATAGGAATTTTATTTGTTGGAATTTCTATGGATCATGTGGCAGAAATAATACGGACAGATTTAGCAAGTTTGGGCTATGTTTTCTTTATTATGACTATTATCGGGATTGCAGCAGTAATACTTGTAACCATAGTCATAGCCAATAAAATTACCAACCCCATTGCTTCTATTGCAAAATATGCTCAAAAAGTATCTGATTTAAATGTTCAGGATGATATACCCCAGGATTTATTAGCGAGAAAAGACGAGATAGGAACCTTGTCCAAGGCATTTCAAATGGTTATTGAAAGTTTAAGAAATTTTATAACCAATGTAGACAATATTTCTCAGCAGTTGGCAGGTTCTTCAGAGGAATTGTCAGCGATTAGTGCACAAGCCTCTACGTCTGCAGAGGAAATTTCCAAGTCCATAGAAGAAATTGCAAGTGAAGTATCGGAACAGGCAAAGGAAGTTGAGCAGGGAGAAATTCAAGTTGAAAAAATAGGACGCATCATTGCAAAAGAATGGGAAGAAATGAAAAAATTAAATGCAACTGCAGAAGAAGTGAATGCTTTAAAGAATGAGGGCGTAAAAATTGTTAAAGAATTAGTAGAACATAATAAAGAAACCAATGAGGCTGTACAAGATATTTATAATTTAATTATTAATACCAATGAAGATGCCGAAAAGATAGAAAATGCCAGTCAAATGATCAAAAGTATTGCCGATCAAACTAATTTGCTTGCATTAAATGCAGCCATCGAAGCAGCTCGAGCAGGAGAGATGGGAAAAGGTTTTGCGGTTGTAGCAGAAGAAATAAGAAAATTGGCAGAACAGTCAGATCAGTTTGCAGAGGAAATTGCAAAGATTATTAAAGGATTAATTGATCGAACTGAACAAGCTGTAAGTAGAATGGAAACTACCAGTAGAATTGTATCTAATCAATCCCACAGCGTTGAAATGACCCAGAATAAATTTGAAGGGATTGCAGAAGCTATTGGAAACATGAAGAGTATCACCGAAGCATTACATCGTCTGTCTAATAAGATGGCACAAAGAAAAGACAGCATGATTGAAGTTATTGAAAAATTAAATGCTGTGTCTCAGGAAAATGCGGCAGCTGCAGAACAAATAACAAGACCGATGGAAGAACAAGCCGCTTCCATAGAAGAAGTTGCCAATGCCAGTCATGCACTGTCAAAATTAGCAGAAGAAATGAGTCAAAGTATTTCTTGTTTTAAATATTAA
- a CDS encoding AzlD domain-containing protein: protein MSYAFTAVILMAIVTYIPRVLPIAVFKRKLQSRFIRSFLFYVPFAVLGAMTFPDILYSTSHIYSAIAGLTIALILAYFEKGLMTVAISSILLVYLWELFI, encoded by the coding sequence ATGAGTTATGCTTTTACCGCCGTAATACTTATGGCCATTGTAACCTATATACCCAGAGTCTTGCCCATTGCTGTTTTTAAAAGAAAATTACAGTCAAGATTTATTCGCTCCTTTTTATTTTATGTACCCTTTGCTGTATTAGGGGCTATGACTTTTCCGGACATTCTTTATTCCACCAGTCACATATATTCAGCGATTGCCGGCTTAACCATTGCACTTATTTTGGCTTATTTTGAAAAAGGACTGATGACCGTCGCCATAAGTTCAATCTTATTAGTGTATTTATGGGAACTTTTTATATAG